ggttgACAGaccgcttcagcatctgttttaaagtctgattaaaacgttccaccaaaccgtccttCTGCGGGTGATAAACGGAGGTtcgaatggacttaatttgcaacaatttatataaTTCCTTCAAACATTGGGACATGAAGTTCGTTCtgtgatcagtgaggatttcttttggaaaCCCTACTCTCACTATAATCTGTACTGACTCTCTAGCAATTGCTGCaacactagtggatctcaatggcactgcctctggatatctagtcgcgtagtccactactaccaaaatgtGCGTCTATCCAGAGTCAGACTCTCTCacgggcccactatgtccatagcaatgcgttcaaagggaacACAGGGAATCaggaacacggctggtttgcagaccaaaacaaaagaTGCACAGCTATTTTTATATATCCCCAATCCACAGTCCTATGTACAAAAATGTGCTCTTTTGATCCGCAGGGGTGTGCTGGTGTCCTGAGGTGAAGAAAGTGCTCTGGTTAAgtgggctggctccgtggctgcagtcCCCAGCTCCTCCCTCCTCCTATTCCACCTGTGCTCCAAGTGCAGGGATAAGTGGTAGTGATGTGCAGGGTGAGGTGCTGCAGCGGTTTGTGCCTGCTCTGCAGCTTCAGCTCCCAGTCTACTTCTCTGCAGCAATACTGCCAAAAAAAAGCCCCAACCACACTCCAGCGCTGCGGCTATGTTAAAATGTCAGCGTAAGGGGCCGTCCCGCAGCTTATTGCAATAGCGTCGTCctgggtacttgcaactacgctctccccctaatatggtcaccttccggtttctaCCTACCGTCAAGGTGGCCCATCgaggaggcagcgtaccactatccttacacagcgccctttctggttgggagggagatttacaacattgatcctttctctctttatcacagctTCCTAAGTGGAAGTTCAGGCTTAATATGACCTTTCTGACCACAATGATAACAAATATCAGTTATTTGCTGGCTTTGCTGGGGAACTATGGACAATAGGATAAATTATTTGACCACTGACCATACCACCCCCAGACTTACCTTGGGACAATGTGTTGTACTCTCTCTCTCCCGAATTTGCAGCTCTCTGGACCTCTCTCTGCAGCAATGAATGGCTCTGCCAGTTGCGCAGCTTCCTTTGCCATACTCAGGTCATGCTCTTTTATCCACACTCTGATCTCAGTATTAACCATTCTCAAAAACTGCTCCAGGATAAGCCGTTCTCCAATTTCTTCCTTTGTGTACATTGTTGGACAGACCAACTTCTCGTACAAGTACAAATTTGAGCCGTGCATGAAGTTCTTTTGGCGATTCACCAGTTAAAATTGTGCTGGACCTGAACCGTTGTCTGTAAGTCTCTTTAAGGATTGCCTCTTTGACTTTGGCATAGTTCATTGCGTCTTCCATTACCATCGAGACATATGCCACTCTAGCTTTGCCAGTCAATAGCAGTACCAAATATATGGCCCAGTCTTCCCTTGTCCACTTACATGCCAATGTTTTAATTATgctcttaaaatgtgttttataaaacactgatAGGTGTCTTCAATTTCCTAGCCACTGTCTCGTTGGTTTTAAAAGTCATGTTATGAAAAGCATATGATTTAAATTACTAATggtttattttactaaaataaaccCCCTTTCTTTCGAATTTCCAAATTTAAAAGCACGCTGATGGACTGCAACTTACTAAAATAATTTtatctaaattaataaataagaaaaacatcTTGACGAATTAATCCTAATTCTAGtgattatatatttatgtaaagcAGGAGTTTACAGCTATGTCATGTATTTACTTGgtaggtagtaaaaaaaaaaaaaaaacattcttagaTTGGGTTTCAGTCTTTTCTTtgtataaagaaatacaaataattgccATTTTTTGCAGGTTGttcacaaaataatgttttatattaaaaggaCAACGCATTTTTAAATTAGAGAAAGCTCTGTGTGGAGAGCATGTTGTGAGCATGTTATCATGACTGTATGttattctgtaaaacaaaataaaaaagtttaaaggtAATTCTGAATAGTGTTGTGTACTAGCTGCcttctattaaaatacatgtattcattGTTTTTAGATTTTGAGAAGCTGCAGCCAGCAGGGAGGTGTAGGGCTCTATAGCGAAGTTCTATGTGAAGTtccagagaaagaaaaaataaagtttgttagCACTGCTCCTGAAAGGTACATAGTATCTAAATATAGACCTCATGGGAATTTATGTTTCTGTtgcaataaaatcataaaaacattttaggttttttttttgttaattatttttattttgaagttgaaaaaaataGTCAAATTTTGTCCTGTCATTTGATGTCGTAATTACTTGAAAAAGCTAGTCATATTACTTTTCATATTTATAGCTGGTCTTTTTAATGTTAGTCAGTGTATTTTAGTGGGTTTTGGCTTTCTTGACACTCAAATTAACTCTGCTTGTCTTGCAGTAATTAAGGActgtaaacaattaaaatgtagaatgcgttttatgaaatgtaaaaatgcGAATCTAGGAACACAAGTAGCTCTTATATCAAAGAGGATGTATTTTCTTAGAAAAACTAATCTTTGAAAGTCTACTGTGCATTATAAATAGTTTACCATAACAaaagatttatgtattttactctGGTGAACAAATCCTTACCTGGTTAACTTAAAGCCCTAGTTTCAATAaacaattgaaatgcatttaatgaCTTTACTCAAATAAGAAACTTTCCACATGTCCATcatcttgccccccccccccccccatgttcaGTACAGTTCTTATAAAAGCATATCCTTCAGAAAGCATACCGAgctacatattgtatatattatgttTTGCAATTGATTTCAATGTGACTgatttcaatgtttttcattgtcaGTAGGATTTGCTTCCAATATGTGGAAGACATTTCTACCAGTGCTGTTGTTGATCGCACACTATCCCTTTAGTACAGGTATGGCAAATTACACTAACAACTGATTACAAAGTGCATGTTGTaaatattagtatattatatCTATAGTGTACTGTATCTGcacttgtgtgtgtatttattttaatcatcaTTTATAGTGCTTAAgaaattaacacttttttttcaactACTTTTTCTTTCCAGCTCTGTTCACTGTGGAAATGGCTAAAACCTTTTATCTCGCCGAGTTtggaaaaactgtcaaaatggaGTGCATATTCCCGACAAGAGGCAGTCTGGACAGTATAGATGTGTATTGGCACCACATACTGTCTAACGGCTCGGAGTATGAAGTGTATACACTGGTAAATGGGAACGAGGACCTGCAATCACAGCACCCTGAGTATAAAGGGAGAGCCCATATGAAGCCAGATCTGCTCAGGAAGGGGCGGGCAGTGCTCCAGGTCTCCAATGTTAAGATTTCTGACTCTGGCTCATACAGGTGCCTCATCAAAATGGGAGGGGCTGACTACAAACATGCCACCCTTAGTGTTAAAGGTAAGAACAtatctactgtatgtaaatattccCCTAAAACACAAACTCCCCTTATTTGAGACAAGTGCTGCTGGTCTTAATCTAGCGATGCTGGTTTTAATATAGCAGTGCTGGCTCAGGAGCCTGTAGGTGGTTCAGGAACTggtccaaacaaaaaaaaaaaaaggaccattAAAAATCTTACTGTACAGTTATCTATTTCTATTTGCTGTAACACCTTGTCTGGGAATTTATATACCTGCCCAGTCCAGTAATAGACCAATATTCCTAACTCTTAGCAGGTCACCAGCTTACCAAAttgaaatcttgtttttttttgccctttAAGGTTGTTTATTTACTAAGAAAACAAAGTGTGGGCTTTTTATAAATACCACACCTTGTTCCAGAAAACTGATGACATGGTTATAACATTTGCTGAACCTTGTCTTTGTGGTTtcctgcaatatatttaaaaagattacTGACTGAGAGCAAAAACATTTTATCTGTTGGCTTTTATAAAAGTGTTACTTTTTAGCAACCACGTTCACAATTCAAATTTCTTATTGCTGTGAACCCATTACCTTGTCTCTCACACTGGGTTTAATGGTATCTGTTCAGGTATCATGGCAACCACAAGGCAAAAAAGTATTGtgacataaaaatacaaaaaagtattgTGACACCCTGtatctcattttaatataaaaaaaaaaactggatggtTAGTGTTTATGTATGTACGGCATACTGAACATGCATATATTTTTAGCTTCCTATAGAAATATAAAGACCAAGGTAATAAATAAGCTATCTGCATCAGGGAGATACACTGAGTTGAGGTGCCAGGCTGAAGGCTTTCCCTTGGCTGAAGTTCAGTGGAGAGATGAGAAAGGCCATCCTCTTAGTGCTGCAAACACCACCCATGGAGTATCTGCTGATGGAATCTACATTGTAACCAGTGTAATTAAGCTAAACACAAGCTATAATGAGAACTACACTTGCAATTTCCGGAATGACACAGTGAATGAAAACTCTTCAGCAATCCTTTATGTTTCAGGTACTGTTTTTTACTAATCAAGTCAAGCAAAAATAACCCTACCTGTTGTAAACATTGATTGTGGCAAATATGCAAAGGCATGTTGCTATTATGTCGAAAACCATTTATAACAAAAGTAATTAAGAAAAGTTGTTAAAGTTTGCATTATAGGCCAAAACATGGTGATGTCATATTTTGGTTATGGAGATCTGCAGTTTGGTGTACTTTGATTTCTTTATAGATCAGCTTTCTGTATGTCATTTTAGAGTTTGAAACTTGATATGGAACTTTTTAGAACAATTTATTGAGTGTATCCTGTGGTACGTGAAACATCTCCTCTGCCCTTTTCATTGTGAGGGtgaagttttattttcaaatacagtttcataattaaaaacattctCTGAAATTACAACACTACTACCAATCCATCTTTTACACCTACAGGTATTAGAGTCTCCCATGGTTCATGGACAGAGAGCCCATCTCCActtaacacacactgtaacattCTACATTACTGAAACTGTGGGACATAGAATTGCAGAGAACATTGGGGTACTAAACTTAAACTACAGTTGACCTAAGCAATAGTATATTGGGTAGTGATAACAGGAACTAAAGCTAATTAAAGGTATGAAAAGGGATATTACTATATCACCACAATTTGCTCAGAGTGGAATAACTGTCATCAAGCTGTAATGCAAGCAACCATTTTAGAGAAAATGTCCAGCAGATTTAATCACTGATTGCCACAACATGAGTTTATCTGTACTATATGTACCCTGGTTTTGCAGATTCGATGGAAACAGATGAAAGTGAAGATGCAGTGGCGGGGTCTATATTTCTATGGAGCTTGCTGACAGCATTCGTGATCTGTGGATTGATAGCATTTATATATATTACGTTACAGAAGAAATCTAAATTGAAATGTTTGCATTCAAAAGGTATGTTATTGCAAAATACTCAGGGGAATTTCATAGTGACTGATAATTGTTTAGTACAGTTCTCCTCTTAATGTCTATGCATTGGTTGAGAGTGTGTTCGTAGCTCAGTCGGACACATTTACAGCCACCCAAGAAATCCCCAAAAAATTAAACTACACGCAGAAGTGGTCAGAAACTTGACAAATAAACATCAATGTCAACATATGTAAAGTGTGACATGCAGGTCACAAGTGAAAACTTAAAACACCAACTGGGGGGATAAAAGTAGAATCAGAAAGACCTTGATGTTGTAATAGACTCATCGCTATCAGCAACCATAGTGCGAGGAAGtatcaaaaatgtaaaagaatgCTTGGGTATATCGCCAAAAGTGCAGACTACACACATCCTTcagaggttatgatgaggttgtataatgcgcTGATGAGAGCCCACTTAGAGTACCATGTCCAATGGCCTCATCTCGTGCTaatgttttaaaggttttttttaatgttgaaaaacTTTCTTCTAGGGCATTGATGAAAATAAGCAGATAGTTTTGTGCAAGCACTTGAAATGTTTAAAGTGGTGCATTTTCTCAGCTAACCACTTGtacattgttttgcttttgatgaAATAGCAAGTGTTTGTGCAGCATTTCCTCTTTATGAGATTCCCCCAAGGACTCCCAAaaaatgtgatgtattttttgtttcagtggaATTCTCCTGGTGAAACCTTTTAGTAAACAAGAACTTCCTTGTATGAATGATGCTGTTAATAATATGCAGCCATCTCTGAACTGTGAATTGTATTCATTATATGATAAATACCACCCCATCTTTAAAACTAGCATGCTGAAATGTGAGTGAGCAAGAATGGAATGAAGCTGAATTTTTGCAAGCTGATTTACAGGATATGAAGGAACTGGAGTACAAAATTTGTGTCAATAGACTATATATACCATCACATGAAATGGTGGAACTTTGCAGAAATCTTTGGAAATCTGCACCAAAGGCTCTTCCAGCTCATTTTCTCTTGTTTGAACAGTTTtagttatacagtattttaatggaGCAGTAACCAAGGTTTTGCTTTCCATTTTCAGGGAGTAAGACGGTCAATCAAATAAACAGGTCATTAAACCAAAACTTAAACGTCAATATGAACTTAACCAATGCAGAGACCTAAAAACTGTAGTAATGTGATGACTGGCTTCAGTGTTCTCTATCAACAGCATTCTATTTCCAGAGGCTTATCTAATAGACCACCATACAATGAGTTGTAGTACTCCGCATGTAAAGTAAACGAAGCATGTGAATCAGTGtctgttgtattgtatttaaaaatatctgcatTACATGaattactataaaaaatatatatgtttggaTTCTAAGTAGCTGTCAGCTTGGGCTTCAGAGTGGAATGGGAAAAGCAATttctaaccctcaccctaaccttaTCCCCAAGTTAATAGGGTCATATATTTTTCAGCATGGGACCCTAACGTACAGTAATAAAGAGAGTAAGGGTCACATTGAAATCATACATTCTGTTCAATGACTGGCAGTTCTCCAAGACAGCTTAGACAGATGCCTAAAAAATGATAAGGGCGTA
The sequence above is a segment of the Polyodon spathula isolate WHYD16114869_AA chromosome 2, ASM1765450v1, whole genome shotgun sequence genome. Coding sequences within it:
- the LOC121326741 gene encoding programmed cell death 1 ligand 1-like; the protein is MWKTFLPVLLLIAHYPFSTALFTVEMAKTFYLAEFGKTVKMECIFPTRGSLDSIDVYWHHILSNGSEYEVYTLVNGNEDLQSQHPEYKGRAHMKPDLLRKGRAVLQVSNVKISDSGSYRCLIKMGGADYKHATLSVKASYRNIKTKVINKLSASGRYTELRCQAEGFPLAEVQWRDEKGHPLSAANTTHGVSADGIYIVTSVIKLNTSYNENYTCNFRNDTVNENSSAILYVSGTVFY